In the genome of Gadus morhua chromosome 14, gadMor3.0, whole genome shotgun sequence, one region contains:
- the LOC115559047 gene encoding zinc finger protein 431 isoform X1, protein MPAVEDCVDFVDRSARHGATSESLHVDDPGSSQMVSYSKTQRILRVAKSLERGERLVHREELTVQQQTPDATLIKVEEDIGGGMPAVEDCVDFGDRSTQHGATSESLHVDDPGSSQMVSEELRILSVAKSLERGEWRVHLEELPGHRGGRKGQARVLFGKGVPDNTKMTMPTHKGEKPYGCDQCMKRFARSAHLRIHMKTHTGEKPYRCDQCMKPFTWLGNMKRHMMTHSGERPYRCDQCMKSFSRNSHLKVHMRTHSGERPFRCDQCMKSYSKSLSLKIHMRTHSGERPFRCDQCTESFIRKSNLKTHMMTHSRDPLLGEALQL, encoded by the exons AAGACTGCGTGGACTTTGTAGACCGCAGCGCACGGCACGGCGCAACCTCAGAGAGTCTGCATGTGGACgaccctggctcctcccagaTGGTCAGTTACAGCAAGACGCAAAGGATCCTGAgagtggccaagagcctggagcgcggcgagcggctggtccaCCGCGAGGAGCTGactgtgcag cagcagaccccagacgcCACTttaatcaaggttgaagaggatattggtggaggcatgcccgctgtag AAGACTGCGTTGACTTTGGAGACCGCAGCACACAGCACGGCGCAACCTCAGAGAGTCTGCATGTGGACgaccctggctcctcccagaTGGTCAGTGAGGAGCTAAGGATCCTGAgtgtggccaagagcctggagcgcggcgagtgGCGCGTCCACCTTGAAGAGCTGCCCGGGCATCGGGGCGGCCGCAAGGGCCAGGCCCGTGTCTTGTTTGGCAAGGGTGTTCCCGACAATACCAAGATGACCATGCCCACCCACAAGGGAGAGAAACCGTACggctgtgaccaatgcatgaagcgcttcGCACGGAGTGCCCACCTGAGGATCCACATgaagactcacaccggggagaagccctacaggtgtgaccaatgcatgaagcccTTCACATGGTTAGGCAACATGAAGCGCCACATgatgactcactccggggagaggCCCTATaggtgcgaccaatgcatgaagagCTTCAGTAGAAACTCCCACTtgaaggtccacatgaggactcactccggggagaggCCCttcaggtgtgaccaatgcatgaagagCTACAGTAAAAGCTTAagcctgaagatccacatgaggactcactccggggagaggCCCTTCAGGTGTGATCAATGCACGGAGAGCTTCATTAGAAAATCCAACCTGAAGACCCACATGATGACTCACTCCAGGGACCCACTCctgggagaagccctacagttgTAA
- the LOC115559047 gene encoding zinc finger protein 431 isoform X3 — protein MVSYSKTQRILRVAKSLERGERLVHREELTVQQQTPDATLIKVEEDIGGGMPAVEDCVDFGDRSTQHGATSESLHVDDPGSSQMVSEELRILSVAKSLERGEWRVHLEELPGHRGGRKGQARVLFGKGVPDNTKMTMPTHKGEKPYGCDQCMKRFARSAHLRIHMKTHTGEKPYRCDQCMKPFTWLGNMKRHMMTHSGERPYRCDQCMKSFSRNSHLKVHMRTHSGERPFRCDQCMKSYSKSLSLKIHMRTHSGERPFRCDQCTESFIRKSNLKTHMMTHSRDPLLGEALQL, from the exons aTGGTCAGTTACAGCAAGACGCAAAGGATCCTGAgagtggccaagagcctggagcgcggcgagcggctggtccaCCGCGAGGAGCTGactgtgcag cagcagaccccagacgcCACTttaatcaaggttgaagaggatattggtggaggcatgcccgctgtag AAGACTGCGTTGACTTTGGAGACCGCAGCACACAGCACGGCGCAACCTCAGAGAGTCTGCATGTGGACgaccctggctcctcccagaTGGTCAGTGAGGAGCTAAGGATCCTGAgtgtggccaagagcctggagcgcggcgagtgGCGCGTCCACCTTGAAGAGCTGCCCGGGCATCGGGGCGGCCGCAAGGGCCAGGCCCGTGTCTTGTTTGGCAAGGGTGTTCCCGACAATACCAAGATGACCATGCCCACCCACAAGGGAGAGAAACCGTACggctgtgaccaatgcatgaagcgcttcGCACGGAGTGCCCACCTGAGGATCCACATgaagactcacaccggggagaagccctacaggtgtgaccaatgcatgaagcccTTCACATGGTTAGGCAACATGAAGCGCCACATgatgactcactccggggagaggCCCTATaggtgcgaccaatgcatgaagagCTTCAGTAGAAACTCCCACTtgaaggtccacatgaggactcactccggggagaggCCCttcaggtgtgaccaatgcatgaagagCTACAGTAAAAGCTTAagcctgaagatccacatgaggactcactccggggagaggCCCTTCAGGTGTGATCAATGCACGGAGAGCTTCATTAGAAAATCCAACCTGAAGACCCACATGATGACTCACTCCAGGGACCCACTCctgggagaagccctacagttgTAA
- the LOC115559047 gene encoding zinc finger protein 431 isoform X2 — protein MPAVEDCVDFVDRSARHGATSESLHVDDPGSSQMVSYSKTQRILRVAKSLERGERLVHREELTVQQTPDATLIKVEEDIGGGMPAVEDCVDFGDRSTQHGATSESLHVDDPGSSQMVSEELRILSVAKSLERGEWRVHLEELPGHRGGRKGQARVLFGKGVPDNTKMTMPTHKGEKPYGCDQCMKRFARSAHLRIHMKTHTGEKPYRCDQCMKPFTWLGNMKRHMMTHSGERPYRCDQCMKSFSRNSHLKVHMRTHSGERPFRCDQCMKSYSKSLSLKIHMRTHSGERPFRCDQCTESFIRKSNLKTHMMTHSRDPLLGEALQL, from the exons AAGACTGCGTGGACTTTGTAGACCGCAGCGCACGGCACGGCGCAACCTCAGAGAGTCTGCATGTGGACgaccctggctcctcccagaTGGTCAGTTACAGCAAGACGCAAAGGATCCTGAgagtggccaagagcctggagcgcggcgagcggctggtccaCCGCGAGGAGCTGactgtgcag cagaccccagacgcCACTttaatcaaggttgaagaggatattggtggaggcatgcccgctgtag AAGACTGCGTTGACTTTGGAGACCGCAGCACACAGCACGGCGCAACCTCAGAGAGTCTGCATGTGGACgaccctggctcctcccagaTGGTCAGTGAGGAGCTAAGGATCCTGAgtgtggccaagagcctggagcgcggcgagtgGCGCGTCCACCTTGAAGAGCTGCCCGGGCATCGGGGCGGCCGCAAGGGCCAGGCCCGTGTCTTGTTTGGCAAGGGTGTTCCCGACAATACCAAGATGACCATGCCCACCCACAAGGGAGAGAAACCGTACggctgtgaccaatgcatgaagcgcttcGCACGGAGTGCCCACCTGAGGATCCACATgaagactcacaccggggagaagccctacaggtgtgaccaatgcatgaagcccTTCACATGGTTAGGCAACATGAAGCGCCACATgatgactcactccggggagaggCCCTATaggtgcgaccaatgcatgaagagCTTCAGTAGAAACTCCCACTtgaaggtccacatgaggactcactccggggagaggCCCttcaggtgtgaccaatgcatgaagagCTACAGTAAAAGCTTAagcctgaagatccacatgaggactcactccggggagaggCCCTTCAGGTGTGATCAATGCACGGAGAGCTTCATTAGAAAATCCAACCTGAAGACCCACATGATGACTCACTCCAGGGACCCACTCctgggagaagccctacagttgTAA